Below is a window of bacterium DNA.
GTCATTTCCTGAATAGCGGTGGCGGTTTGGAATATGCTCACGATTAATCCTACAATTAGACTTACCCCTAACATTGGCGCCGAAATTAATAACATATAGAATAGCGCCTCTTGAACTAATTTAATCACCATTTCCTCACTCATTATTTCACCTCAACTCTAATGAAAACTTAATACCAGTGACCTGACCAAAAGATTCCAGCCATCGACCATTACAA
It encodes the following:
- the fliQ gene encoding flagellar biosynthesis protein FliQ — encoded protein: MSEEMVIKLVQEALFYMLLISAPMLGVSLIVGLIVSIFQTATAIQEMTLTFVPKIIATLLTISIFGLWMLKTLVEYTTRLIMMIPDLVG